In the genome of Porphyrobacter sp. ULC335, one region contains:
- a CDS encoding TIGR03013 family XrtA/PEP-CTERM system glycosyltransferase encodes MIRLFKHYIPHAVLLLGLLDLGLLVLASEIAWQWRAHQIGMDMGDFGGRGLALVGTASVIWLAMIAVGVYGPNALRSLRFAGARVLVAISLGIIALAVVDFIIRSDLFWRSTLLYTMGLAILVLVADRLLLNSFLGSSAFRRRVMVLGAGDRAQRLRELGEKPETGFAIVSYIAVSDDVRVVEEAIPRSAIHDLGRFVENLGVSEVVLALQERRNALPLKDLLRIKTKGVHVNDFSSFIERETGRVDLDTINPSWLIFSDGFSSGRMFSSAVKRIFDITASVILLALTFPIIALFALLVKLDSKGPAFFRQQRVGLFGEPFTVIKLRSMRTDAEKDGAKWAEENDPRITRLGRFIRKVRIDELPQTWSVLKGEMSFVGPRPEVPSFVDSLEEEIPFYGERHMVKPGITGWAQINYPYGASVEDSRCKLEYDLYYAKNYTPFLDFVILLQTLRVILWPEGAR; translated from the coding sequence ATGATCCGCCTGTTCAAGCATTATATCCCGCATGCCGTGCTGCTGCTCGGCCTGCTAGATCTCGGCTTGCTGGTTCTCGCGAGCGAGATTGCCTGGCAGTGGCGGGCGCACCAGATCGGCATGGATATGGGCGATTTCGGCGGCCGCGGTCTTGCTCTGGTTGGTACAGCGAGTGTCATCTGGCTGGCGATGATCGCAGTCGGTGTTTATGGCCCCAACGCACTGCGCAGCCTGCGCTTTGCCGGTGCGCGGGTGCTGGTCGCGATCAGCCTCGGCATCATTGCGCTTGCTGTCGTCGACTTCATCATTCGCAGTGATCTGTTCTGGCGGTCGACCCTGCTTTACACGATGGGTCTCGCCATCCTTGTGCTGGTCGCCGACCGGTTGCTGCTCAACTCCTTCCTTGGCTCATCGGCCTTTCGTCGCCGGGTGATGGTGCTGGGCGCCGGCGACCGGGCGCAGCGCCTGCGCGAACTTGGCGAGAAGCCTGAAACCGGTTTCGCGATCGTTTCCTACATCGCGGTGAGCGATGACGTGCGCGTGGTCGAGGAAGCCATTCCGCGCTCCGCGATCCACGATCTCGGCCGCTTTGTTGAGAACCTTGGCGTTTCCGAAGTGGTGCTGGCCTTGCAGGAGCGACGTAATGCGCTGCCGCTGAAGGATCTGCTGCGGATCAAGACCAAGGGCGTCCACGTCAATGATTTCTCCAGCTTCATCGAGCGTGAGACAGGCCGCGTCGATCTCGACACGATCAACCCGAGCTGGCTGATTTTCTCTGACGGTTTTTCGAGCGGGCGCATGTTCTCGAGCGCGGTGAAACGCATCTTTGACATCACGGCAAGCGTGATCCTGCTCGCTCTCACCTTCCCGATCATTGCGCTGTTCGCGCTCCTCGTGAAGCTCGACAGCAAGGGCCCGGCGTTCTTCCGCCAACAGCGCGTGGGACTGTTCGGCGAGCCGTTCACCGTCATCAAACTGCGCTCGATGCGCACCGATGCCGAAAAGGACGGGGCCAAATGGGCGGAAGAGAACGATCCCCGCATCACCCGCCTCGGACGGTTCATCCGCAAGGTCCGGATCGATGAGCTTCCACAGACGTGGAGCGTCCTCAAGGGCGAGATGAGCTTCGTCGGACCGCGCCCGGAAGTTCCGTCCTTTGTCGATAGTCTGGAAGAGGAGATTCCCTTCTATGGCGAACGGCACATGGTAAAGCCCGGCATCACCGGGTGGGCGCAGATCAACTATCCCTACGGCGCGTCGGTCGAAGATAGCCGCTGCAAGCTTGAGTATGATCTCTATTACGCCAAGAATTACACGCCCTTCCTCGATTTCGTGATCCTGCTGCAGACCTTGCGGGTGATCTTGTGGCCGGAGGGCGCGCGGTGA
- the prsK gene encoding XrtA/PEP-CTERM system histidine kinase PrsK, translating to MAGGRAVIWLGGMVPMAGFLAWLAGAVLSAGAMLWIWRNGERARPDRIGLMAASGASAIWCALAAGLGPDHGVAVIAAMVRNLALIATIFSLFAADGRTASLKPVRPVIIALVMVQLLQPVVLLVGYPLGDAAHAGRAAFEARALIDMLVAIGALMLLHNLYAGAASALRPVLRWTGMALSGIFAYDLNLHTLAYLGGTTPWALGDLRGVFAGTMAVLFALGMNAAGPRVQFSPSRAVTFRTLSLLLIGGYLAGMVLVTKSLALIGGDVARASQAVFVVAAIIAAAVALPSARIRGWMRVTATKHLFQHRYDYRQEWLRFTRTIGHGGSGGASLEERVVKALADITESPAGLLLMPNEQAQLELTARWNWPTIAVPAVAGDFALSGLLEQHNLILALDEAREGIDHQGELSAVPTWLMEAEDAWALIPLIHFDRLVGVIVLARPRNPRQLDWEDFDLLRVTGQQLASYLAEQAGQQALMDASRFDEFNRRMAFVMHDIKNLVSQLSLLAANAEKHADNPAFRADMLVTLRNSADKLSALLARLGRYGTGQVAALGPIDLVELARSIAARFAGVHPVALTREGAVQVVGDREALEQALLHLVQNAIDASEANSPVFLDVIAEGLHGTIEVVDAGKGMSPEFVRTGLFKPFVSSKSGGFGIGAFEARELVRAMGGRITVESREGLGTRFAVVLPLAEAVRLLGAQNADKPQEVA from the coding sequence GTGGCCGGAGGGCGCGCGGTGATCTGGCTCGGCGGTATGGTGCCCATGGCGGGCTTTCTTGCGTGGCTTGCGGGCGCGGTGCTCAGCGCAGGCGCGATGCTGTGGATCTGGCGCAACGGCGAGCGCGCGCGGCCAGACCGGATCGGGCTGATGGCCGCCTCTGGTGCGAGCGCCATCTGGTGCGCGCTGGCTGCGGGGCTCGGGCCGGATCATGGCGTTGCCGTTATCGCGGCAATGGTCCGCAATCTGGCATTGATCGCAACGATCTTCTCCCTGTTTGCGGCCGATGGTCGAACCGCCAGCCTCAAGCCGGTCCGTCCGGTGATCATTGCCTTGGTGATGGTGCAACTGCTCCAGCCTGTTGTCCTCCTGGTTGGCTATCCGCTCGGCGATGCGGCACATGCCGGACGAGCCGCCTTCGAAGCGCGCGCGCTGATCGACATGCTTGTGGCCATCGGCGCGCTGATGCTGCTGCACAACCTTTACGCCGGAGCGGCCAGCGCTTTGCGTCCGGTGCTGCGCTGGACCGGCATGGCGCTGTCCGGGATCTTTGCCTACGATCTCAACCTGCACACCCTGGCCTATCTCGGCGGCACAACGCCGTGGGCGCTGGGCGACCTGCGCGGTGTGTTCGCAGGAACAATGGCGGTGCTGTTCGCGCTCGGCATGAATGCGGCCGGGCCGCGGGTCCAGTTCAGTCCATCGCGGGCTGTGACGTTCCGCACACTCTCGCTATTGCTGATCGGCGGCTATCTGGCGGGCATGGTGCTTGTCACCAAGTCGCTGGCGCTGATCGGCGGCGATGTGGCGCGTGCGAGCCAGGCCGTGTTCGTCGTGGCCGCGATTATCGCTGCCGCCGTTGCTCTGCCATCGGCTCGGATACGCGGATGGATGCGCGTGACGGCGACCAAGCACCTGTTCCAGCACCGGTACGACTATCGCCAGGAATGGCTTCGCTTTACCCGCACCATCGGCCACGGCGGCAGCGGGGGCGCGAGCCTTGAGGAACGTGTGGTCAAAGCACTGGCCGACATTACCGAAAGCCCCGCCGGATTGCTGCTCATGCCCAATGAACAGGCGCAGCTGGAGCTGACCGCACGCTGGAACTGGCCGACTATTGCGGTGCCGGCAGTGGCGGGCGACTTTGCGCTGTCCGGTCTGCTCGAACAGCACAACCTGATCCTCGCACTCGACGAGGCGCGAGAAGGTATCGATCATCAAGGCGAGCTGTCTGCCGTGCCGACTTGGCTGATGGAGGCCGAAGACGCCTGGGCGCTGATCCCGCTGATCCACTTCGACCGCCTTGTCGGGGTGATTGTGCTCGCCCGCCCGCGCAATCCACGCCAGCTTGACTGGGAAGACTTCGATCTGCTGCGGGTCACAGGGCAACAGCTTGCAAGCTATCTGGCAGAGCAGGCCGGTCAGCAAGCGCTGATGGATGCGAGCCGCTTCGACGAGTTCAACCGCCGGATGGCGTTCGTGATGCACGACATCAAGAACCTCGTAAGTCAGCTTTCGCTGCTCGCCGCCAATGCCGAAAAGCACGCTGACAATCCAGCCTTCCGCGCCGATATGCTGGTAACTCTGCGCAATTCGGCGGACAAGCTCTCGGCACTTCTGGCACGGCTTGGTCGGTACGGGACGGGGCAGGTTGCCGCTCTGGGGCCAATCGATCTGGTTGAGCTTGCCCGAAGCATCGCCGCGCGCTTTGCGGGCGTGCACCCGGTCGCGTTGACCCGCGAAGGTGCGGTTCAGGTGGTGGGCGACCGTGAAGCGCTGGAGCAGGCTCTGCTCCACCTTGTGCAGAACGCCATCGATGCCAGTGAGGCGAACAGCCCGGTGTTTCTGGATGTCATCGCCGAGGGGCTCCACGGCACCATCGAAGTGGTCGATGCCGGCAAGGGCATGAGCCCCGAATTCGTGCGCACCGGCCTGTTCAAGCCCTTCGTCTCGTCCAAATCTGGCGGCTTCGGCATCGGCGCCTTCGAAGCGCGCGAACTTGTGCGGGCGATGGGCGGACGGATCACCGTCGAAAGCCGCGAAGGGCTGGGAACACGCTTTGCCGTGGTGCTGCCGCTGGCTGAGGCGGTGCGCCTGCTCGGAGCGCAGAATGCTGACAAACCACAAGAGGTCGCGTGA
- the prsR gene encoding PEP-CTERM-box response regulator transcription factor produces the protein MADKKPVLLIIEDDPGLQAQLKWAYDDFEVVIAGDRDSAIAALRSEAPGVVTLDLGLPPDPDGTTEGFAVLDAIMALKPDTKVIVASGHGARESALAAIARGAYDFYQKPIDIDALGLIVRRAFNLRAIEEENRRLVASSSADKTVLGRMITGAPEMVKVARTIERVARTSVSVMLLGASGTGKELLAKGLHEASDRAGGPFVAINCAAIPENLLESELFGHEKGAFTGAVKTTEGKIESADGGTLFLDEVGDIPLPLQVKLLRFLQERTIERVGGRKAIPVNTRIVCATHQDLESMIQQGAFREDLFYRLAEIVVRIPGLAERHGDPVLLAKAFLKRFAAEMNPSVTGFAPDALTAIDAHEWPGNVRELENRVKRAVIMADGKLVNADDLDLGSAGDEDADVLNLKAAREAADRRVIRHALSRSEGNISSTAKLLGISRPTLYDLLKQYDLQT, from the coding sequence ATGGCTGACAAGAAACCCGTCCTGCTCATCATCGAAGATGATCCGGGCCTGCAGGCTCAGCTCAAATGGGCCTATGACGATTTCGAGGTGGTGATCGCGGGCGACCGCGACAGCGCCATTGCCGCGCTGCGTTCTGAAGCGCCGGGTGTCGTGACACTCGATCTCGGCCTGCCGCCAGATCCCGACGGGACGACCGAGGGCTTTGCCGTGCTCGATGCGATCATGGCATTGAAGCCCGATACCAAGGTCATCGTCGCCAGCGGCCACGGTGCGCGGGAAAGCGCGCTAGCGGCCATCGCACGCGGGGCTTACGACTTCTACCAGAAGCCGATCGATATCGACGCCTTGGGGCTGATCGTGCGCCGCGCTTTCAATCTGCGCGCGATCGAGGAGGAAAACCGCCGCCTTGTCGCGTCCAGCAGTGCGGACAAGACCGTGCTGGGTCGGATGATCACCGGCGCGCCGGAGATGGTCAAGGTCGCGCGGACGATTGAACGGGTGGCGCGCACCAGCGTATCGGTGATGCTTCTGGGGGCAAGCGGGACGGGCAAGGAACTGCTCGCCAAGGGTCTCCATGAAGCGAGCGATCGCGCAGGTGGGCCCTTCGTGGCGATCAACTGCGCGGCGATCCCGGAGAACCTGCTCGAAAGCGAGCTGTTCGGCCACGAGAAAGGTGCCTTTACGGGCGCCGTCAAGACTACCGAGGGCAAGATAGAGAGCGCCGATGGCGGCACGCTGTTCCTCGACGAAGTGGGCGACATTCCCCTGCCGTTGCAGGTAAAGCTGCTGCGCTTTTTGCAGGAACGGACCATTGAGCGGGTTGGCGGACGCAAGGCCATTCCGGTCAATACGCGCATTGTCTGCGCGACCCACCAGGATCTCGAAAGTATGATCCAGCAGGGGGCTTTCCGCGAAGACCTGTTCTATCGCCTCGCCGAGATTGTCGTGCGCATCCCCGGCCTTGCCGAAAGACACGGCGATCCGGTGCTGCTCGCCAAGGCGTTTCTCAAGCGGTTCGCTGCCGAGATGAACCCATCCGTGACGGGCTTTGCGCCGGATGCTTTGACCGCCATCGACGCGCATGAGTGGCCGGGCAATGTCCGCGAGCTGGAAAACCGGGTGAAGCGCGCGGTGATCATGGCCGATGGCAAGCTGGTGAACGCTGACGACCTCGATCTGGGCTCTGCCGGAGATGAGGATGCCGATGTGCTCAACCTCAAGGCTGCACGCGAAGCGGCCGATCGCCGGGTGATCCGCCACGCGCTGTCGCGCAGCGAAGGGAATATCTCCAGTACCGCCAAGCTGCTCGGGATCAGCCGCCCGACGCTTTATGACCTGCTCAAACAATATGACCTTCAGACCTAG
- a CDS encoding tetratricopeptide repeat protein, with translation MTFRPSLCAALAALALVLAGCSGGAEDSARRSAGPVSPAFVRLLDEADKAMAQGALADAGRKLDEARSLSPESPDLWLAIARLRLRGGEHLTALEAADRALALGPNHPPALLLRALIVRDAHGAADALIWFEAARKAEPANPDILAEYAATLGDSGQAGAMLKMVRALAEIAPDDPRVPYLQAVLAARGGEYTIARSLLARSEMVDRGVPAALLLDAVISLEEGNADSAAETLETLAARQPANTRVRELLARALLAGGRDSELIRRFSAEAALTEASPYLLMLVARAYERSGDRAAAAPLLARAYGPMRGLPVVLAVRDGLPTPTAGVRRALLAGNGGNARAQTEALRRQFPASVDVASLSGDASLGAGDPQAALTAYALASEVRRPWPLTRKAVWTFDRSGNHEAAELLLMRQIAGETDTASALVALAERQAARGDWVRAAVLLDHAMMLGSGHDPALLRLRLRVARELGKAEDTARFAALLAEVQPRRLSPR, from the coding sequence ATGACCTTCAGACCTAGCCTTTGCGCCGCGCTGGCTGCGCTGGCGCTGGTTCTGGCTGGTTGCTCAGGTGGTGCAGAAGATAGCGCCCGGCGATCCGCTGGCCCGGTAAGTCCTGCCTTTGTCCGATTGCTCGACGAAGCCGACAAGGCCATGGCGCAAGGCGCGCTCGCCGATGCGGGCCGCAAGCTTGACGAGGCGCGCAGCCTCTCGCCCGAAAGCCCCGACCTGTGGCTCGCCATCGCCCGGCTGCGTCTGCGCGGCGGGGAGCATTTGACCGCGCTGGAAGCCGCTGACCGTGCGCTCGCGCTTGGCCCTAACCACCCGCCCGCATTGCTACTGCGTGCGCTGATCGTGCGCGATGCCCACGGGGCCGCCGACGCGCTGATCTGGTTCGAAGCTGCGCGCAAGGCTGAGCCTGCCAATCCCGATATCCTCGCCGAATATGCCGCAACTCTGGGCGACAGCGGGCAGGCAGGCGCGATGCTCAAGATGGTGCGGGCGCTCGCCGAGATCGCACCTGACGATCCACGCGTGCCCTATCTCCAGGCGGTTCTGGCCGCGCGCGGAGGAGAATACACAATTGCCCGCAGCCTGCTCGCCCGCAGCGAAATGGTGGATCGCGGCGTGCCTGCGGCCTTGCTGCTCGATGCTGTCATCAGCCTTGAAGAAGGCAATGCCGACAGCGCAGCCGAGACGCTGGAAACCCTCGCCGCACGCCAGCCCGCCAACACCCGTGTCCGGGAGTTGCTTGCCAGAGCATTGCTCGCTGGCGGGCGCGACAGCGAATTGATCCGGCGCTTCTCGGCCGAGGCCGCGTTGACCGAGGCCTCGCCGTATCTGCTGATGCTGGTCGCACGCGCATACGAACGCTCGGGTGACCGCGCGGCAGCGGCTCCCTTGCTGGCACGCGCCTACGGCCCGATGCGGGGTTTGCCGGTGGTGCTGGCGGTGCGTGACGGCCTGCCGACACCGACAGCCGGGGTGCGAAGGGCGTTGCTGGCTGGCAATGGCGGGAACGCGCGTGCTCAGACTGAGGCGTTGCGCCGGCAGTTTCCCGCATCGGTCGATGTCGCGAGCCTTTCTGGCGATGCATCGCTGGGTGCGGGCGATCCGCAGGCAGCGCTGACTGCCTATGCGCTGGCGTCCGAGGTGCGAAGACCCTGGCCGCTCACCCGCAAGGCTGTGTGGACCTTCGACCGTTCCGGCAATCACGAAGCTGCCGAACTGCTGCTGATGCGCCAGATCGCTGGCGAGACCGATACGGCGAGTGCTCTTGTTGCTCTGGCCGAACGGCAGGCGGCTCGCGGTGACTGGGTTCGTGCGGCGGTGCTGCTCGATCACGCAATGATGCTGGGTTCGGGGCACGATCCGGCATTGCTCCGACTGCGCCTCCGCGTTGCGCGTGAATTGGGCAAGGCAGAGGACACGGCCCGCTTTGCCGCGCTGCTTGCCGAGGTGCAGCCGCGCAGGTTGAGCCCGCGATAA
- a CDS encoding bile acid:sodium symporter, with amino-acid sequence MTKPPAAPARFPFLTDPMIAVLVIATALALLLPAAGEARATATTVSNVGIFVLFLVNGMRIRRSEIARGLANWRYFGPLMLFVFGAMALGGLGFASLAGNVLPPLVALGFVYLGCLPSTVQSATSYTSLAQGNVALSVVGAALINIAGVLVSAPLFALLGGGGAGEIGGEAIIRIVLILVLPFAIGQAVQDRFIDKLIAHKSTAAWLDRAVIGIAVYVAFSGAVEQGLATMFAPADWAALIVLVLAMLGLALASAWGTAVLLGLPRPDRIAFLFAGSQKSVAIGAPLAAILFPPASAGFVIAPLLLYHLAQLVLAAPLALRLAKDAD; translated from the coding sequence ATGACCAAGCCGCCCGCCGCGCCTGCGCGTTTCCCCTTCTTGACCGATCCAATGATCGCGGTGCTGGTGATCGCGACTGCACTTGCCCTGCTGCTCCCAGCGGCGGGAGAGGCGCGTGCGACCGCGACCACGGTTTCGAACGTCGGCATCTTTGTGCTGTTTCTCGTCAACGGGATGCGGATACGGCGTTCCGAGATTGCGCGGGGGCTGGCCAATTGGCGCTATTTCGGGCCGCTGATGCTGTTCGTGTTCGGGGCGATGGCGCTTGGGGGTCTGGGCTTCGCGAGCCTTGCAGGAAACGTGCTGCCGCCACTGGTGGCGCTGGGCTTCGTCTATCTCGGTTGCCTCCCCTCGACCGTGCAATCGGCGACGTCTTACACCAGCCTTGCGCAGGGCAACGTCGCGCTGTCGGTAGTCGGCGCGGCGCTGATCAATATCGCGGGCGTGCTGGTCAGCGCGCCGCTGTTTGCGCTTCTTGGCGGGGGAGGGGCTGGAGAGATCGGCGGTGAAGCGATTATCCGGATCGTGCTGATCCTGGTTCTGCCCTTCGCTATCGGGCAGGCGGTGCAGGACCGTTTCATCGACAAGCTGATCGCCCACAAATCGACTGCCGCTTGGCTTGACCGGGCGGTGATCGGGATTGCGGTCTATGTCGCCTTTTCGGGGGCGGTCGAGCAGGGTCTGGCGACGATGTTCGCGCCTGCCGATTGGGCCGCGCTGATCGTGCTGGTATTGGCGATGCTGGGGTTGGCGTTGGCGAGCGCCTGGGGCACCGCGGTGCTGCTTGGCCTGCCGCGTCCTGACCGGATCGCCTTCCTGTTCGCCGGGTCGCAGAAGAGCGTCGCCATTGGCGCGCCGCTCGCTGCCATCCTGTTCCCACCCGCGAGCGCTGGCTTCGTGATCGCACCGCTGCTGCTGTATCACCTCGCCCAGCTGGTGCTGGCCGCGCCGCTCGCTTTGCGGTTGGCGAAAGACGCGGATTAG
- the panB gene encoding 3-methyl-2-oxobutanoate hydroxymethyltransferase has protein sequence MSTTFQLDTSTSRANPTPAPMKRLTVPGIRARKRDGVTAEPLVMLTAYTARQAQLLDAHCDLLLVGDSLGQVIYGLPSTIPVTLEMMANHGAAVVRGSYHSVVVIDMPFGSYEASPQQAFESAAYLLKQTGAAAVKLEGGAAMAPTVAFLNQRGIPVMGHVGLTPQAVNVLGGYGARGRSDAEADKIVTDAKALDEAGAFAIVIEGVVEPIAIAATQGVSCPTIGIGASAQCDGQVLVTEDMLGMFERVPRFVKRYEDIAGVIDRTVARYAEEVRTRAFPGEEQTYQPKA, from the coding sequence ATGTCCACGACCTTCCAGCTCGACACCAGCACAAGCCGCGCCAACCCCACCCCGGCGCCAATGAAACGCCTGACCGTGCCGGGCATCCGTGCCCGCAAACGGGACGGTGTGACCGCCGAACCGCTGGTCATGCTCACCGCCTACACCGCCCGTCAGGCCCAGCTGCTGGATGCGCATTGCGATCTGCTGCTGGTGGGCGACTCCCTCGGGCAGGTGATTTACGGCCTGCCCTCGACCATCCCGGTGACGCTGGAGATGATGGCGAACCACGGCGCGGCGGTGGTCCGCGGGAGTTACCATTCCGTGGTGGTGATCGACATGCCCTTTGGCAGCTACGAAGCCTCGCCGCAGCAGGCCTTCGAGAGCGCGGCGTACCTGCTGAAGCAGACGGGCGCGGCGGCCGTGAAGCTTGAGGGCGGAGCGGCGATGGCACCAACGGTCGCCTTCCTCAACCAGCGCGGCATTCCGGTGATGGGCCATGTCGGGCTGACCCCGCAAGCCGTCAACGTGCTGGGCGGCTATGGCGCGCGCGGACGCTCTGACGCCGAAGCGGACAAGATCGTCACCGATGCCAAAGCGCTCGATGAAGCGGGTGCCTTCGCCATCGTTATCGAAGGCGTCGTCGAACCGATTGCCATCGCCGCGACGCAGGGTGTGTCCTGCCCCACCATCGGTATCGGAGCCTCGGCCCAGTGTGACGGACAGGTGCTTGTCACCGAAGACATGCTCGGCATGTTCGAGCGTGTACCGCGTTTCGTGAAACGCTACGAGGACATCGCGGGCGTAATCGACCGCACCGTCGCCCGCTATGCCGAGGAAGTGCGCACCCGCGCCTTCCCGGGCGAAGAGCAGACTTACCAGCCCAAGGCCTAA
- a CDS encoding amino acid permease codes for MASKPNQSVLARMFARKSIAQVQRETQTSELKRTLGKWNLLLLGVGCIIGAGIFVRTGSAAALHAGPAVMLSFVVAGIVCAFAGLCYAELSSTLPVSGSAYTYSYTTLGEFVAWIMGALLLLEYGLAASVVAVGWGGYVVSLLADFGLVIPPQFTGPAGVTLMRDGVPVVVDGQTVTTIFNLPAFLICIALSGLLMLGVSESAKVNNVIVGIKVSVLVAFIAVGGLIVLSNLGELMATNWVPFIPEYDAAANNGEGAFGVDGIMRAASIVFFAYIGFEAVSTAGQEAKDPAKDMPFGILGSLIVCTVIYMLVAAIMTLLVPYGTLNVPDPVAVVVDNFGPTWGWLAKIIKVGAIIGLTSVVLVLMYAQTRIFYTMARDGLLPKIFSKVHPKYQTPYVNTALVGIITAVAAGFFDINVLGDMTSVGTLAAFAIVCLSVIYLRRNAPELPRGFKVPLYPVTPVLGILSCAYLIYTVPPSVLIFFAWFMAGMIALYFIYGLSHSNLQHGEWQDDAPDMGEFPGPVIDD; via the coding sequence ATGGCAAGCAAACCCAACCAATCCGTTTTGGCCCGGATGTTCGCGCGCAAATCGATTGCGCAGGTCCAGCGTGAAACCCAGACCAGCGAGCTGAAGCGCACGCTCGGCAAGTGGAACCTTCTGCTGCTCGGCGTAGGCTGCATCATCGGGGCGGGCATTTTCGTGCGCACCGGCAGCGCCGCGGCGCTCCATGCGGGGCCGGCGGTTATGCTGTCCTTTGTGGTTGCGGGCATTGTCTGTGCCTTTGCCGGGCTTTGCTACGCCGAGTTGAGCTCGACTCTGCCGGTGTCAGGCTCGGCCTACACGTATAGTTACACGACGCTTGGCGAGTTTGTCGCGTGGATCATGGGGGCGCTGCTTCTGCTGGAGTATGGCCTCGCTGCGTCGGTGGTCGCGGTTGGCTGGGGCGGCTATGTGGTCAGCCTGCTCGCGGACTTCGGGCTTGTGATACCGCCGCAGTTTACCGGTCCTGCTGGCGTGACGCTCATGCGGGATGGCGTTCCGGTGGTCGTCGATGGCCAGACGGTGACGACGATCTTCAATCTGCCGGCCTTCCTGATCTGTATCGCGCTTTCGGGGCTGCTGATGCTGGGCGTGTCGGAATCGGCAAAGGTCAACAATGTGATCGTCGGCATCAAGGTCAGCGTGCTGGTTGCCTTCATCGCGGTTGGCGGGCTGATCGTCCTGTCCAACCTCGGCGAGTTGATGGCCACCAACTGGGTGCCCTTCATCCCCGAATATGACGCGGCCGCCAATAACGGCGAAGGCGCCTTCGGGGTTGACGGGATCATGCGCGCCGCCTCGATTGTGTTCTTCGCTTACATCGGGTTCGAAGCGGTTTCGACCGCCGGGCAGGAAGCCAAGGACCCGGCCAAGGATATGCCGTTCGGCATTCTGGGCTCGCTGATTGTCTGCACCGTGATCTATATGCTGGTGGCTGCGATCATGACGCTGCTGGTGCCCTATGGCACGCTCAACGTTCCCGATCCGGTTGCAGTGGTGGTCGACAATTTCGGTCCGACCTGGGGCTGGCTCGCCAAGATCATCAAGGTCGGCGCGATCATCGGCCTGACTTCGGTGGTGCTGGTGCTGATGTATGCACAGACCCGGATCTTCTACACCATGGCGCGTGACGGCCTGCTGCCCAAGATCTTCAGCAAGGTGCATCCCAAGTACCAGACGCCCTATGTGAACACGGCTCTGGTCGGCATCATCACGGCAGTGGCCGCCGGCTTCTTCGACATCAACGTGTTGGGGGACATGACTTCGGTCGGGACGCTGGCAGCTTTCGCCATCGTGTGTCTGTCGGTGATCTACCTTCGCCGTAACGCGCCGGAACTGCCGCGCGGGTTCAAGGTCCCGCTCTATCCGGTCACGCCGGTGCTCGGCATCCTGTCCTGTGCCTATCTGATCTATACCGTCCCGCCGAGCGTGCTGATCTTCTTTGCCTGGTTCATGGCCGGGATGATTGCGCTCTATTTCATCTACGGCCTTTCGCATTCCAACCTCCAGCATGGCGAGTGGCAGGATGATGCGCCCGACATGGGCGAGTTTCCGGGGCCGGTGATCGACGACTGA
- a CDS encoding recA-like protein codes for MSRSSMFSKPSPARILSRALAETRWRPGLANQPFHSEIFASASQASGAGLALALARDALAASSEGDDARQVLWVQDRKAIRLGGRPCLAGLPPDLRHRLIHVAAATPEDALFALEEGLKCRDLVCVIGEIAGNPRSLSFTASRRLSLTAERHGVRLWLVRLDAEPDLSSARMRWRVSAAPSPDPRWNPAAPGTATWHAELFRARTHAPGEWMLSDDTGTLRIRRDPVSDTDGTITPDIIRLVRPTVGRSLAARVRA; via the coding sequence ATGAGTCGTTCATCCATGTTCTCCAAGCCATCACCTGCCCGCATCCTGTCCCGTGCGCTCGCCGAAACACGCTGGCGGCCGGGCTTGGCTAACCAGCCGTTCCACTCCGAGATCTTCGCCTCCGCCAGTCAAGCGAGCGGGGCGGGGCTGGCGCTGGCTCTGGCACGCGATGCTCTGGCCGCGTCGAGCGAGGGCGATGATGCCCGCCAGGTGCTGTGGGTGCAGGATCGCAAGGCGATCAGGCTGGGCGGGCGGCCCTGTCTTGCGGGTCTGCCGCCGGACCTGCGTCACCGTCTGATCCACGTCGCCGCTGCCACGCCCGAGGACGCGCTGTTCGCGCTGGAGGAAGGGCTCAAGTGCCGCGATCTGGTCTGCGTGATCGGCGAGATTGCGGGCAACCCGCGCTCGCTGTCCTTCACCGCCTCGCGCCGTCTCAGCCTCACGGCGGAACGGCACGGGGTGCGATTGTGGCTGGTGCGGCTCGATGCGGAGCCTGATCTTTCCTCGGCACGGATGCGCTGGCGGGTGAGCGCTGCGCCGTCACCGGACCCGCGCTGGAACCCTGCCGCACCCGGCACTGCCACCTGGCACGCCGAACTGTTCCGTGCGCGCACCCACGCGCCGGGCGAATGGATGTTGAGCGATGACACTGGAACCTTGCGCATCCGCCGCGATCCCGTTTCCGACACCGACGGCACCATCACGCCGGATATTATCCGTCTGGTTCGCCCGACTGTCGGTCGATCGCTGGCGGCTCGCGTTCGCGCCTGA